From the Sphingobacteruim zhuxiongii genome, the window TCACCCAAAATTTAAGGATGAAAAAGTGTTTCAATTTCTGAGAGATTCGAATAAAAAGCTCTATTATTCGTCAGCGAAATCGCAAGAACCATTTTATAGAAACGGTTGGTCTGTAGAAGACTATGAATATTATTATCAACCTGAAGTTTCGGTATTTCCGATGTATGGAAATGTTATCCTGTTTAAAGAAAAATCAGGCAAGTTAGTGTTAAGTCCGAAATATTTCGATAGCCATATTAGTCATAAAGATGATACTACTTCACGATTCTTAATCCATCGAGATTATGGGTCGAATAAAATGGATTATAACTCGGTACCCTTGCCTAAGGAATATATCAATGAGAAACCTTTTCATGTTTCAGATAGCTTAATTCAAGCCTTATTGCAAGATACTTTACATCGCTCCGTTGGTCTTGTTGAATTACCACTACCTATGGATGCGAAGGTGCTTCATTCCGAGAAAACCAGTGAAGTGATTCGGGAGATGATGCTGCCGAGTGATAATTTCTTGGCGGAGCAATTAAATATGGTTGCTTCCTTTGTTAAAAACAGGTCTTTTCAGACGAAGAGCTTGCGTCAACAGATGCAAGATGATTTCTACCGCTTTTTTCCAGATACGATTGAATTAAGAGATGGAAGTGGATTGTCTTCGTATAATAAATTTACGCCTCGTGCGATGGTGACTTTGTTAAATTGGATTCATTCAGATATTCCAGATGAGCAGACAAAGCTTCATTTATTTCCTGCAGGGGGATTAGAAGGTACGTTAAAAGGTGTATATCCTACGCCAGGAGGAAAAGCTTTTGTTTGGGCAAAGACAGGCACAATCAACTCTGTACATTGTCAGAGTGGCTATATAATTACGAAACAAGGAAGACGCTATGCGTTCTCGTTCTTAAATAATAATTTTATGGGAAGTGCGGGACCTATTCGGAAGGAGATGGTTAAAATTGTTACGCACATCTATGAAAACTTTTAGTCGTTTTAAATTCATTTGGCTATATTCGCTAGGTATTTTATGAAGATTTTCAAGAAAAACGACAAGCGATTAATTCGATCGTGGTCCATGTATGACTGGGCCAATTCGGCTTATAATTTGGTTATTACTTCGACCATTTTTCCAGTATACTATACTACGATTACTAGCAATAAAGAAACAGGGAATGATATCGTTTCTTTTTTTGGATTTGAGTTGATTAATACCGCTTTATCGAACTTTTCATTGTCCATTGCCTATCTGTTAATGGCCATTTCTTTACCTTTTATTTCGGCTTATTCTGATGCTGCGGGAAAACGTAAGTATTTCATGAGAATATTTACCTATGTGGGTGCGATTGCCTGTATGGGGTTGTTTTTCTTTAAGATAGAGACTCTCGAATTAGGGATTATATTTTTTGCGCTCGCCGCGATGGGTTATATTGGAGGGGTTGCGTTTAATAATTCCTACCTACCTGTCATTGCGACGCCCGACGAACAA encodes:
- a CDS encoding D-alanyl-D-alanine carboxypeptidase; translated protein: MKRIVATLWALIMSFSLFAQNYSELNGLFQNSTVLNKHYVGFSLYDLASKQYVYGQNEDKHFTPASNTKVFTLYTALKLIGDSIPAIAYVERGDSLIFWGTGDPTFLHPKFKDEKVFQFLRDSNKKLYYSSAKSQEPFYRNGWSVEDYEYYYQPEVSVFPMYGNVILFKEKSGKLVLSPKYFDSHISHKDDTTSRFLIHRDYGSNKMDYNSVPLPKEYINEKPFHVSDSLIQALLQDTLHRSVGLVELPLPMDAKVLHSEKTSEVIREMMLPSDNFLAEQLNMVASFVKNRSFQTKSLRQQMQDDFYRFFPDTIELRDGSGLSSYNKFTPRAMVTLLNWIHSDIPDEQTKLHLFPAGGLEGTLKGVYPTPGGKAFVWAKTGTINSVHCQSGYIITKQGRRYAFSFLNNNFMGSAGPIRKEMVKIVTHIYENF